One window of Cryptosporangium aurantiacum genomic DNA carries:
- a CDS encoding sulfite oxidase-like oxidoreductase: MSFVSPGFGGRRREHRELPPGQYLTEDFPVLTYGPTPQVDLADWNFAITTETGAIHGWGWEALQALPHETPHVDIHCVTKWSKLDTDWEGVSLDTLFENVETEAEYAKVYSYGGYSTNLPLEDLLDGKAWIAFGFDGEPLEPEHGGPARLLVPHLYFWKSAKWVRGIQLLLEDEPGFWEENGYHNYGDPWREQRYEGD, encoded by the coding sequence ATGAGCTTTGTTTCTCCTGGTTTCGGTGGGCGTAGGCGGGAACACCGGGAGCTGCCCCCCGGCCAGTACCTGACCGAGGACTTCCCGGTCCTCACCTACGGCCCTACCCCGCAGGTCGACCTCGCGGACTGGAACTTCGCGATCACCACCGAGACCGGTGCGATCCACGGCTGGGGCTGGGAGGCCCTCCAGGCGCTCCCGCACGAGACGCCGCACGTCGACATCCACTGCGTCACCAAGTGGTCGAAGCTCGACACCGACTGGGAAGGCGTGTCGCTGGACACGCTGTTCGAGAACGTCGAGACCGAGGCCGAGTACGCGAAGGTCTACTCCTACGGCGGTTACAGCACGAACCTGCCGCTGGAGGACCTCCTCGACGGCAAGGCGTGGATCGCGTTCGGCTTCGACGGCGAGCCGCTCGAACCCGAGCACGGCGGCCCGGCCCGGCTGCTCGTCCCGCACCTCTACTTCTGGAAGAGCGCGAAGTGGGTGCGGGGCATCCAGTTGCTGCTCGAGGACGAGCCGGGCTTCTGGGAGGAGAACGGCTACCACAACTACGGTGACCCGTGGCGCGAGCAGCGTTACGAGGGGGACTGA
- a CDS encoding AAA family ATPase — protein sequence MDREHVLLDALFDRLTTDDVADRTADLVLAAYAGEDELRAVLAGERVELPERPAADAEQAAVYLRSITVAGFRGVGPKAELMLRPEPGLTLIVGRNGSGKSSFAEAVELALTGGSARLAERSGTFRSGWRNLHVPSPGLIELNALVDGDARPIRIRRTWGEDETAPEEAAVEVRHGADRYDGTAALGWQRPLEVYRPFLTADDLGRLIAARPSDLFDALAPLLGIEPVTAADERLKAVRRELTARQNAVRDGKKELLALLAASTDERAREAERLLARPRPDRAGIDALLARADDVDEPGVAAARRLLAAPPLPGAEYAEDVASALESAAGRVAGGTGPETERVEQLAGLLRLAVGRHAAHGDEDCPVCRTGRLDADWAAEARHRLEQADRAVAGAREAAKSLADARRKARDLLARVRAVLPDGPGGPNGTRGPGDPGAAGGSDGWGGLVGLEGVPAEVRAGLLDALVRWRTVDPDDDPLRLASELRLQYPGLRDAVDRTTDAVAAWLRDRHDAWRGPAAALQQWLTAADEAAAAKQPLTELKAAIEWLRGAIGELRAARLAPFAERSQQIWQALRQESNVELAGMTLDGSSTRRRVSFPAAVDGAAAPALAVMSQGELQALGLAVFLPRAVATESPFRFLVVDDPVQSMDPAKVDGLARVLAGLAAHRQVVVFTHDDRLPEAVRRLGLGGRILEVTRRENSRIEIRANHDPVDRYLDDARALARTDELTEDVRGPVVAALCRSAVEAACHEQVRRVRIDRGQPHRDVDAVLGAAGPTTQVAALALFDDPAAGGRVLPRLNRAGGWAADAFRACKEGTHGRYSGDLPKLVADTTRLTALLRGRK from the coding sequence ATGGATCGAGAGCACGTACTGCTTGACGCACTGTTCGACCGTCTGACGACGGACGACGTCGCCGACCGCACCGCTGACCTGGTGCTCGCGGCCTACGCGGGCGAGGACGAACTCCGGGCCGTGCTGGCCGGTGAGCGCGTGGAACTTCCCGAACGTCCGGCGGCCGACGCCGAGCAGGCCGCGGTCTATCTGCGGTCGATCACGGTCGCCGGGTTCCGCGGCGTGGGACCGAAGGCCGAGCTGATGCTGCGGCCCGAGCCCGGCCTGACGCTGATCGTCGGCCGTAACGGCTCGGGCAAGTCGAGCTTCGCCGAGGCCGTCGAGCTGGCCCTCACCGGCGGCAGCGCCCGCCTGGCCGAGCGGTCCGGCACGTTCCGGTCGGGCTGGCGGAACCTGCACGTGCCGTCGCCGGGCCTGATCGAGCTGAACGCGCTGGTCGACGGCGACGCCCGGCCGATCCGGATCCGGCGTACCTGGGGCGAGGACGAGACCGCGCCCGAGGAGGCAGCCGTCGAGGTCCGCCACGGTGCGGATCGCTACGACGGCACCGCGGCGCTCGGCTGGCAGCGGCCGCTCGAGGTCTACCGGCCGTTCCTGACCGCCGACGACCTCGGCCGGTTGATCGCCGCGCGGCCCAGCGACCTGTTCGACGCGCTGGCCCCGCTGCTCGGCATCGAACCGGTCACCGCCGCGGACGAGCGGCTGAAGGCCGTGCGCCGGGAGCTGACCGCCCGGCAGAACGCCGTCCGGGACGGGAAGAAGGAGCTGCTCGCGCTGCTGGCGGCGAGCACCGACGAGCGGGCGCGGGAGGCCGAGCGGCTGCTGGCCCGTCCCCGGCCCGACCGGGCGGGGATCGACGCTCTGCTGGCGCGCGCCGACGACGTGGACGAGCCCGGGGTGGCCGCCGCACGGCGTCTGCTGGCCGCGCCGCCGCTGCCCGGCGCCGAGTACGCCGAGGACGTGGCGTCGGCGCTGGAGTCCGCTGCCGGGCGGGTCGCCGGGGGAACGGGTCCGGAGACCGAGCGGGTCGAGCAGCTGGCCGGGCTGCTGCGGTTAGCCGTCGGGCGGCACGCCGCGCACGGGGACGAGGACTGCCCGGTCTGCCGCACCGGCCGCCTGGACGCCGACTGGGCCGCCGAGGCGCGGCACCGGCTGGAGCAGGCCGATCGTGCGGTGGCCGGCGCCCGCGAGGCCGCGAAATCGCTCGCCGACGCTCGGCGGAAGGCCCGCGATCTGCTCGCGAGGGTGCGCGCCGTCCTGCCGGACGGCCCGGGAGGCCCGAACGGGACGCGAGGCCCGGGAGACCCGGGCGCCGCGGGCGGTTCGGACGGCTGGGGCGGGCTGGTTGGGCTGGAGGGGGTGCCGGCGGAGGTTCGGGCGGGGCTTCTGGACGCGCTGGTGCGGTGGCGCACCGTTGATCCCGACGACGATCCGCTGCGCCTGGCGTCCGAATTGCGGTTGCAGTACCCCGGGCTGCGGGACGCGGTCGACCGGACCACGGACGCGGTCGCGGCCTGGCTGCGGGACCGGCACGACGCCTGGCGCGGCCCCGCCGCGGCACTGCAGCAGTGGCTGACCGCGGCGGACGAGGCGGCCGCGGCCAAACAGCCGCTGACCGAGCTGAAGGCCGCGATCGAGTGGCTGCGCGGCGCGATCGGCGAGCTGCGGGCCGCCCGGCTCGCCCCGTTCGCCGAGCGGTCGCAGCAGATCTGGCAGGCGCTGCGGCAGGAGAGCAACGTCGAGCTGGCCGGCATGACGCTGGACGGGTCGAGCACCCGCCGGCGGGTCAGCTTCCCGGCCGCGGTCGACGGCGCGGCCGCACCGGCGCTCGCGGTGATGAGCCAGGGTGAACTGCAGGCGCTCGGGCTGGCGGTGTTCCTGCCTCGGGCGGTGGCCACCGAGAGCCCGTTCCGCTTCCTGGTCGTCGACGACCCGGTGCAGAGCATGGACCCGGCCAAGGTCGACGGCCTGGCCCGGGTGCTGGCCGGGCTGGCCGCGCACCGCCAGGTCGTGGTGTTCACCCACGACGACCGGCTGCCCGAGGCGGTCCGGCGGCTGGGGCTCGGTGGCCGGATCCTCGAGGTCACCCGGCGGGAGAACTCCCGGATCGAGATCCGGGCCAACCACGACCCGGTCGACCGGTATCTGGACGACGCGCGGGCGCTCGCCCGTACCGACGAGCTCACCGAGGACGTGCGGGGGCCGGTGGTCGCGGCGCTCTGCCGCTCGGCGGTCGAGGCCGCGTGCCACGAGCAGGTCCGGAGGGTCCGGATCGACCGTGGTCAGCCGCACCGCGACGTGGACGCGGTGCTGGGCGCGGCCGGGCCGACCACGCAGGTGGCCGCGCTGGCGCTGTTCGACGATCCGGCGGCGGGCGGCCGGGTGCTGCCGCGGCTGAACCGCGCCGGTGGCTGGGCAGCCGACGCGTTCCGGGCGTGCAAGGAAGGCACCCACGGCCGCTACTCCGGTGACCTGCCCAAGCTGGTCGCCGACACCACCCGGCTGACCGCCCTGCTGCGGGGCCGGAAGTGA
- a CDS encoding DUF4352 domain-containing protein, whose product MSAYDPYQQPQYHQPHQPQPPHQPYPPRGAMVGPGGYGAPPPKKTSGGKIVLFVFLGILALCVAGGLVGALGGGSGAGTDTAAAPSGDAPEQSAKSEEKPAGLNTPVRDGKFEFTVTSVQCGKTTVGTEYLNKTAQGQFCLVAVTVKNIGDVAQLFDASSQKAHNAQGQEYAADSEASIYVNSEGQTFLEQINPGNSVNGTLVWDIPKGQKLATLELHDSPFSGGVEVSVG is encoded by the coding sequence ATGTCCGCGTACGACCCGTACCAGCAGCCGCAGTACCACCAGCCGCACCAGCCCCAGCCGCCTCACCAGCCTTACCCGCCCCGTGGCGCGATGGTCGGCCCGGGCGGCTACGGCGCGCCGCCGCCGAAGAAGACCAGCGGCGGGAAGATCGTGCTGTTCGTCTTCCTCGGCATCCTCGCGCTGTGCGTCGCGGGCGGCCTCGTGGGGGCGCTCGGGGGCGGCAGCGGTGCCGGCACCGACACGGCGGCGGCGCCCAGCGGCGACGCTCCCGAGCAGAGCGCGAAGAGCGAGGAGAAGCCCGCCGGGCTCAACACCCCGGTCCGGGACGGCAAGTTCGAGTTCACGGTGACGTCCGTCCAGTGCGGCAAGACCACGGTCGGGACCGAGTACCTGAACAAGACCGCGCAGGGGCAGTTCTGCCTGGTGGCGGTCACCGTGAAGAACATCGGCGACGTCGCGCAGCTGTTCGACGCCTCCTCGCAGAAGGCGCACAACGCGCAGGGGCAGGAGTACGCCGCCGACAGTGAGGCCTCGATCTACGTCAACTCCGAGGGGCAGACGTTCCTGGAGCAGATCAACCCGGGCAACAGCGTCAACGGCACGCTGGTCTGGGACATCCCGAAGGGGCAGAAGCTCGCGACGCTGGAGCTGCACGACTCGCCGTTCTCCGGCGGCGTCGAGGTGAGCGTCGGATGA
- the cmk gene encoding (d)CMP kinase, with amino-acid sequence MSTPETAHPGFRGVIAVDGPSGSGKSSVCRAVARQLGLRYLDTGAMYRAVTWAALDRGVDLADRRAVATLCRALVLDITTDPASPGIAVDGVDVTGAIRQTRISESVSAIATNLDVRADLIARQQAILAEEKGPGIIAEGRDITTVVAPDADVRLLLTADENARIARRARELHGTDDADALAATHAQVATRDKRDSTVVDFLAAADGVVEIDTSALTFDQVVATVLRVVSETAGAGIR; translated from the coding sequence TTGAGTACACCCGAGACGGCGCACCCGGGATTCCGGGGCGTCATCGCCGTCGACGGCCCCTCCGGGTCGGGTAAATCCAGCGTCTGCCGTGCCGTCGCCCGTCAGCTCGGCCTGCGCTACCTCGACACCGGCGCGATGTACCGCGCGGTGACCTGGGCGGCGCTCGACCGCGGCGTCGACCTCGCCGACCGGCGCGCGGTGGCCACGCTCTGCCGCGCGCTGGTGCTCGACATCACCACCGACCCGGCCTCTCCCGGGATCGCGGTGGACGGCGTCGACGTCACCGGCGCGATCCGGCAGACCCGGATCTCCGAGTCGGTCTCGGCGATCGCGACGAACCTCGACGTCCGGGCCGACCTGATCGCCCGGCAGCAGGCCATCCTCGCGGAGGAGAAGGGCCCGGGCATCATCGCCGAGGGGCGCGACATCACGACGGTCGTCGCTCCCGACGCCGACGTGCGCCTGCTGCTCACCGCGGACGAGAACGCGCGGATCGCGCGCCGCGCCCGTGAGCTGCACGGCACCGACGACGCCGACGCGCTGGCCGCCACCCACGCCCAGGTCGCGACCCGGGACAAGCGCGACTCGACCGTGGTCGACTTCCTGGCCGCGGCCGACGGCGTGGTCGAGATCGACACGTCCGCGCTGACGTTCGACCAGGTCGTGGCCACCGTCCTCCGGGTCGTCTCGGAGACGGCGGGAGCGGGGATCCGATGA
- the der gene encoding ribosome biogenesis GTPase Der, translating to MSDNWTQLVEEYDISDAELAHLEGDENDEGEAPGSLPVLAVVGRPNVGKSTLVNRILGRREAVVQDVPGVTRDRVAYDAVWNGRRFTLVDTGGWEPDAQGRAAAIASQARYAMSVADAVLLVVDARVGITETDLAVARVLQRGGKPVVLAANKVDDTKGEADVAELWRLGLGEPWPVSALHGRGSGDLLDKVLEVLPDAPPEGRFGTGGPRRVALVGRPNVGKSSLLNAVSQEDRAVVDAVAGTTVDPVDSLVELGGEVWRFVDTAGLRKKVTFASGAEYYASLRTAAAIEAAEVAVVLLDASEVLSEQDQRVITSVIDSGRALVLAFNKWDLLDEDRRELLEREIDRDLQRVRWAPRVNISARTRRAVDKLAPALHTSLEGWEQRIPTGRLNSWLGELVAAHPHPVRGGKQTRILFATQAGNKPPRFVLFTTGPVDVAYTRYIERRLREDFGFAGTPIQISVRIKEKRRRR from the coding sequence ATGAGCGACAACTGGACGCAGCTCGTCGAGGAATACGACATCTCGGACGCCGAGCTGGCGCACCTCGAGGGCGACGAGAACGACGAGGGTGAGGCTCCCGGCTCGCTGCCGGTGCTCGCCGTCGTCGGCCGGCCCAACGTCGGCAAATCGACGCTGGTCAACCGCATCCTCGGCCGCCGCGAGGCGGTCGTGCAGGACGTCCCGGGCGTGACCAGGGACCGGGTCGCCTACGACGCGGTCTGGAACGGACGCCGGTTCACGCTCGTCGACACCGGCGGCTGGGAACCCGACGCCCAGGGCCGCGCCGCCGCGATCGCGAGCCAGGCCCGGTACGCGATGTCCGTGGCCGACGCCGTCCTGCTCGTCGTCGACGCCCGGGTCGGCATCACCGAGACCGACCTCGCCGTCGCCCGCGTGCTGCAGCGCGGCGGCAAGCCGGTCGTGCTGGCCGCGAACAAAGTCGACGACACCAAGGGCGAGGCTGACGTCGCCGAGCTGTGGCGGCTCGGCCTCGGCGAACCGTGGCCGGTCTCGGCGCTACACGGCCGCGGCTCGGGTGACCTGCTCGACAAGGTCCTCGAGGTGCTGCCGGACGCGCCGCCGGAAGGCCGCTTCGGCACCGGCGGGCCCCGCCGCGTCGCGCTGGTGGGCCGCCCCAACGTCGGCAAGTCCAGCCTGCTCAACGCGGTCTCGCAGGAGGACCGCGCGGTGGTCGACGCGGTCGCGGGTACCACGGTCGACCCGGTCGACAGCCTGGTGGAGCTCGGCGGTGAGGTGTGGCGCTTCGTCGACACCGCCGGGCTGCGGAAGAAGGTCACGTTCGCCAGCGGCGCGGAGTACTACGCGAGCCTGCGGACGGCGGCGGCGATCGAGGCCGCCGAGGTCGCGGTCGTCCTGCTCGACGCCAGCGAGGTGCTGAGCGAGCAGGACCAGCGCGTCATCACGTCCGTGATCGACTCCGGCCGCGCGCTCGTGCTCGCGTTCAACAAGTGGGACCTGCTCGACGAGGACCGCCGCGAGCTGCTGGAGCGTGAGATCGACCGTGACCTGCAGCGAGTCCGCTGGGCGCCGCGGGTCAACATCTCCGCCCGCACCCGTCGCGCGGTCGACAAGCTGGCCCCGGCGCTGCACACCTCGCTGGAGGGCTGGGAGCAGCGCATCCCGACCGGGCGGCTCAACTCCTGGCTGGGTGAGCTGGTCGCCGCGCATCCGCACCCGGTGCGGGGCGGCAAGCAGACCCGCATCCTGTTCGCGACCCAGGCCGGCAACAAGCCGCCCCGGTTCGTGCTGTTCACCACCGGCCCCGTCGACGTGGCCTACACCCGGTACATCGAGCGTCGGCTGCGCGAGGACTTCGGTTTCGCCGGTACGCCGATTCAGATCTCGGTGCGGATCAAGGAAAAGCGACGGCGCAGATGA